In the genome of Triticum urartu cultivar G1812 unplaced genomic scaffold, Tu2.1 TuUngrouped_contig_4840, whole genome shotgun sequence, the window TACCTCAACGTCCCCGCCGGCAAATACTACCAGATCTGGCCCGTCACGCTCGCCGGCCCCTGCCGCGGCGAGATCAAGCTTATGGtatatttttttttcttttcttcttcatCTGCAACGTCAGTCATAGTATACACTCTCTAAAGCCTCGTTTGGTTTGGAGAAAACCAAAACGTAAGATTTAGGAATAGTACAGAAAGTTGATATGTCTTGCTACGTTCCTACGTATAAAATAGGCTTTGAATGGATCCGTAGATTCCTCCAAAAAAAATTAGTATTTCTACAAAATTCATGTACGTGTTTCCTACAAATAGAATGCTTCTATACTTTCCTTTTTAAAATCGTTCTTTCTATACTTTTTTTTAATCCTTCAAACTGAATGAGGTCTAATAGTTATTTGTGCCTCGTCAGATATCCGGGAACATCATCGCGCCGGAGGACCCGGAAGAGTGGTCGGACGGCGACCAGGGTAGATGGCTCCACTTCTGGGGCGTGGCCGACCTGTCGCTGAGCGGCGGTGGCATCGTGGACGGCCGGGGCCAGCAATGGTGGGCGGGGTCCTGCGAGGACGAGAACTGCACCACGTACCGCCCATACGACGTCGCCCCCATGGCGCTCCACTTCGAGGACTGCCGGGACGTCAGCGTGAAGGGCATCACGGTGCAGAACAGCCAGCGGCAGCACCTGGTCTTCACCCGCTGCCACGACGTCGAGGCCAACTATCTCAGGGTGACCTCGCCGGAGTACAGCCACGGCACCGTCGGCGTCCTCGTCGTCAGCTCCACTGACGTGCACGTCAAGCACGATCTCTTCTCCGTAGGTACGTTGCATTCCGAACTGAAATTTCCTCTGGGAGGCGGAATTTTGCTGGTGTTTCTAAGTGTTTACCTGTCCATCGTTTTTAGGTGGCGACTGCGTGTCGATCGTGGGCAACTCCTCTGATATCCGTCTGAGAGCCATCTCGTGCGGACCTGGACTCGGCATTAGGTAATGTGCAATCTTAGCAAATACTGCTCCCTCCtatccatattacttgtcgctgaaatgaatgtatctagacaAAACCTTCATCAAATCTTAAGCTGAACGTTTCATCTTCTTCTCCGCCGTCAGCATTGGAGGCTTGGGCGAGAAGCAAAGTAATCACATGATacacaagatgaagatggacactaTGTTCATCTCCAACACCAAGAACGGCGTAAGCATCAAGACCTACGAGGTAATAGTAACATTTTTTTTCATAAAAATAATGTTATGTGAGGTGTGACATCGCTTTTTTCATCACCTTTTGTGCTGTGCTTTTGGCCATCATTCATTCAGAACGGCTGCGGCTTCGCGCGCAAGGTGAAGTTCGCGCACATCATGATGAGGAACGTGGCCAACCCTATCGTCATCGACCAGCACTACTCCGCCTCCAACTCCAACCGTGGAACTCCCTGCGGAACTCCGGTACGCTCAGCTCGCCGGCCGGCTGTCTTGCCTGAAATCTGAATCCGATGATGCATTTCACTGCCTATGCACGTCTCTGAATTTGCTTGGGATTGCCGTGCAGAACGGGAGCGCGGTGGCGGTGGAGAAGATCAAGTACATCGACATTGCTGGCACGTCGGCGACGGAGCGGGCGATCACATTCGCGTGCAGTGACGCCATGCCGTGCAAGCACCTGTATCTTGACGGGGTGAACCTGAAGACGGTCGGCGGGGGGAGCACGTCCGCCTACTGCTACCAGGCGTTCGGGAAGCACACCGGGAACGTCCTCCCAGAGTCGTGCCTCGGCAAGGAGAAGGAGGACTTCGTCCAGCTGCAGGCCCCGACCGCCGGCACGCGGCAAGGAGACACCGAAGACGAAGAAGATGATGATTGGTGAAACTTCCGAGAATTTTGCCGCGCGTGGAACTGTACGTGATCTTGTAATGTGATTCAGCAACACGAAAAGGATGAGTCTTGTCCGTAAGTCTAGAGTTCTTGGCCATGCTGACGACGAATTGTTGTATCTATCACCTTGAATGCCAATTGAAGAATAAAAAGTTGTTTTCTTCGAAAAAAGAGGCATGAGTTTTAAATACAGCCGGATGATGCCCCGTGCGTTGCTCTGGTAACCATGCTAAAACAAAT includes:
- the LOC125528394 gene encoding probable polygalacturonase At1g80170, with the translated sequence MALRARTPLLLAALAGAVALLLPGAVEAHVLLSLDDFGAVGDGIANDTQAFVDAWKAACATGGTTYLNVPAGKYYQIWPVTLAGPCRGEIKLMISGNIIAPEDPEEWSDGDQGRWLHFWGVADLSLSGGGIVDGRGQQWWAGSCEDENCTTYRPYDVAPMALHFEDCRDVSVKGITVQNSQRQHLVFTRCHDVEANYLRVTSPEYSHGTVGVLVVSSTDVHVKHDLFSVGGDCVSIVGNSSDIRLRAISCGPGLGISIGGLGEKQSNHMIHKMKMDTMFISNTKNGVSIKTYENGCGFARKVKFAHIMMRNVANPIVIDQHYSASNSNRGTPCGTPNGSAVAVEKIKYIDIAGTSATERAITFACSDAMPCKHLYLDGVNLKTVGGGSTSAYCYQAFGKHTGNVLPESCLGKEKEDFVQLQAPTAGTRQGDTEDEEDDDW